GAGAACCTGGCCGAATTGAAGGGTATAATGCATTAACCGAATCTAAATCAGCATTAACTAACATAGGAGCTGCCCGACTTTATAAGTGCCGGGCAGCCCCCGGGACTGGTATCAGAACCACTCGCTCCAGTGTACTTTGAATACTATAGGTCCGCCAAACCATTTCTCCCATAGCCTATCTACGACTCCATCCCTATATAACTCGTAGATCGCTACATTCAGCCAATCCCTCAGTGTGTAATTTCCCTTGGCCACACCTAAGCAGTTGAAGTAGATTTCGACCGGGGTCTTGATCACCTTCCATTTGACTTGCTTGTGGGTTTTCATGTACTTCCACATATAGTCTATGACATCTATCATTGCATCGGCGCGCCCCTGTGCAATGGCACGAATGACATCAGGGTAATTGTCGAGAAGCAGTATCTTTGCCTTGGGGAGATTTTTCTGGATGAAAGGAATGGGCGTTGTACCGCGCACCTGTACGAATGTAATGTCCTTACGGTTAAATTCTTTATAATTCTCATAAGGTATCTTCTTTGTGGTTAATACACCGAAAGCCTCCGTGGTAATCGGTAGTGTGAAATCGATGATTTTTGCCCGCGCGGAATTGCGGGTCATCGCACCCATAACGAAGTCGATCTTGTCCGCAGCCACAAATGGAATACGGTCTGGCGATCCGACTCGCACCACCTTCAGCTTCACACCGAGTTTCTTGGCGATTTCGACAGCAAAATCCTTGTCGAAACCGTCTATCTCATTCTTTTCATTGAAAAGCCCGAGCGGTGGCAGGGTGGGATTGATACCGACACGAATCTCTCCTGCCTTGATAATCTGGTCAAGGCTCCTTGCCTGGGCTATGGATACGCCAAATGCAAGGACGATCACCAGAAAGCCCAAAAACCACACTGTTCCCAAACGCTTCATCTTGCACCTCCTTTTTTGGAAAAGACATTACGCCCCCACCTTTTCGTTTTACCTACAAGGCGGAGACCCTCGATCAACCAGAACGAGAATATATCCGAGCGGCTAATCTGAGTCAAGGAAATAATGTTGGAGTTCCTGAGTTTTCGGCCGAGGATTCTTGCAAGTATATGACTTCACGATTTTTTTCTGTTTTGGCAGGAGAACACCCTTGTCCCCTCGCTCCTGAGCTCACGCGGTGACCCTATCAACACGAATCACGAACACGACCTCTCCCCTCCCCGCTCACCCTTGATGGGTACCCCACCGCTTCCGCAATGTCGCTCCGAGGCAAGGGTGTTCTCCAAAAGTCAGGAAACCCCAGAATAATCGTCTTCAGTTGGGACTCGGAATAGGCATGACACCCGGCGTCGGATTTGGAATCGAATTGTGCTCCGCAGCAAGTCAGACTTTTTGCGAAGACCCCCTCTCGGTGCAATGCCTTCTGTTGACAAACACGCAGAATAGTCGCACTATTGCCACCGGAAGCTGATCGTGTAGCAGGCTCGGGAAGAGCTGCACCGGAATAATCTGGAAGCGGAGGTTAGGGTTTTTCGATCAAGACACCATGTAATAGAGGAGCAAAGTGAATGAAATTCGGGATCTGTGTCTGTGTGGAAGATATTGGTGCGGCGGAACGAGCGGGTTATGACTATGTGGAGCTCACTGTCACGAACGTGGCCCCTGAAGTCGGCAAGGCCGAAATAGCGAATTTGAAGAAACGGCTGGGCGGTTTTAGCATTAGGCCTGAGGCATGGAGGAGGTTCCTACCTGGAGAGCTCCGGCTGGTGGGTGGAGAGGTGGACTTCGCAAATGTCACCGATTACGTCAGGACGACTATGGGCAGAATCGGGGAACTGGGCGGCAAAGTGGTTGTTTTTGGGAGCCCGGGGGCGAGAAATATCCCGGAAGGTTTTCCCAGGCAAAGGGCCCATCAACAAATCGTTCGCTTCCTGCAAATGACCGCCGACGTGGCGGCCGAGAACGATATCACCGTTGTGATAGAGCCTATCTTGCGAAGGAACTGCAACGTGATCAACTCGGTCTCGGAGGCGGTAGCCCTAGCCAGTGAGCTCGGCAGGCCGGAGGTCAAGGTCCTGGCTGATCTGTATCACATGACCGCTGATGGTGAACCACTGAACGTAATCACCGAAACCCATGGCCTTCTGCGCCACGTACACATGCCGGTCCCTGATATCTCCGGTCTGAGTGAGGCTCGCAATGTAACTACCACTTTGCCTTCATACCCTGTTGAGGGGTTATTGAAAAAACTACGGGAAATTGATTACACGTACACGATGAGCGTCGAGGATCTCGACAGGAGATTCATGAACCTCGAAAGGGAGGCGCCTTTGGTGCTTTCCCACATCAGATCGACATGGGAAGGGTTCTCTTCGCTATCCCCCCGTGAATGACGCGGCATCACTACTACTTGAACGGTTTTTCGGGAGGAGAAGAGAAAAGGCCCACCTTGCTATGGACCAATCCCAGGTCGACCATGGCCTCAGCCACCTTCAGAGCGACTGCCGAGGGGTCGAGGATCTTGATCTTCAGCTTTTCCTCTATCTCGGGTGCATAGCCCGCCATTCCGGCGCATCCCAGTATGATTACTTCTGCGCCGTCCTCCTCGACGGCCCTTCTTGCCACCTCGAAGACTCTTCTCTTTGTCTTTTCCGGGTCTGCATCGGTCTCGGCCACCGAGAGATCGAGGCTACGGATCGAAGCCAGGAAGTGATCCAACCCCCGCATGTGTACGTGCTCCCTTTTCGATGGAATGCGCTCTTTCCTGGGGGTGATGACGGAGAACTTGGCTCCCAGCATGGCGGCCATGTGGAGGCTCGACTCCTCGATTCCGATGACCGGGATTTCCGATATCTCTTTTGCGGCTTCCAGGCCTGGATCCGAGAAACAGGCCAGGATCACGGCATCGTATCCCTCTCGATTGGCCTTCCTGACCAGGTCGAGGGTCGGTGGAACCGCGATGGCCTCGTCATAGGCGGACTCTATCGTATCGGGTCCCCTTTCGGGACAAAGAACGGCCAACTCCGTGTCAGGACGTTTTATCCGGACGAGTTCCTGCCGGATGTGATCAGTCATCCGTACCGAGGTATTCGGGTTGATGACAAGTATTCTCATTGTAGAATCCTTTCAGCCGACGAGTGCCCTATCTCTTGTAACGCTCGATCGCCCTGGTCAGTCTCCTTATTCCCTCTTCTATCTCCTCGGGTGTAAGTGCGCAAAAGGGGAGCCTGATGAAGTTGTCGCCTCTCCGGTCAGGGAAAAATCCCCTTCCGTCCGTCAAAACAATGCCGAAGCTTCTTGAGTTTTCCCTTACAGCCTTGCCGTCGATGGTGTCGGGAAGCGTGACCGATATGAAGAACCCTCCGTCGGGCTTGATCCATTCCGCCCCTTCCATGAACCTGTCCAAGGCCTCCAGCATGGCCTCCATCCTTGGACGATAAAGGGTCTTCAGCCTTTCGATGTTGGGCCCGAGAAGCCCTCTCCGGCAATACTCATAGGCTATCCCCTGGGTCGGCAGTGCCGGATGGATGTAGGTGTCCTCGCTCCACTTGTGCAACTCCGGCATCAGATCGGGCGGGCCTATCAAGAACCCGATGCGGAGCCCGGGGCTGAGAACCTTGGAGAAGGACGAGACATGAACGACCCTTTCCGGGATGAGCTCCTTTATGGTGGGGATATCCTTTCCACGGTACCTGAGATCTCGATAAGGACCGTCCTCGATCACAAGAAAGCCATACTGCTCGGCCAGGCGGGCGATCTCCTTTCTCTTTTCCAGTGAGGTGGTAACCCCGGACGGGTTCTGAAAATCGGGGATGATATAGAAGAGCTTCGGAACAGAGATTTCCAGCTCTTTTCGCAGGCTTTCGATGCTTATCCCATCCGGCTCCAATGGTATGCCGACCACGTCGGCCCCTGCCCGCTTCATCGCCGTGATCGCTCTGTCATAGCTCGGGTACTCGAGGTAGACGGTATCGCCTCTCTCGACCAGGATTCCCGCGATGAAGGTGAGGAATTCCATGGAACCGTTTCCGATCAGGACCTGCTCGAGCTTGACCTGGTATCTCTGCGCGATCCACTCGCGCAGAGGAGTGTAACCCGAGTAGTGTCCGTATTGGAACAGTACCTTCCCCTCCTCTTGAAACACGGTCCTGGCACAGTCGATGATCTCGGATAAAGGCAGCCCCTCGGCCGCCGGGTTCCCTCTCGTAAACAGTATCGGTCTCTCTGATTCCAGGCTCAACGGTTGCTCTCCTTCCTTTCCCTTGTTTCCTCCGGGCTCATTGGAGGGGCTATCCGGTCAACGACCTCCCCCTTTCGAAGGCCTTCTGGTTCAAGGCAACCAGCCTCGCCGGCACCCTCTCCTTGACCACCTCTTTCCAGACCCCCGCCTCGATGTCGAGCAGTTTCGACAACGCTCCCAGGACGACGATATTGAGAGTTCGGGAATTGCCGAGCTCGATGGCTGTCTCCAGTCCCGGGATCACATAGACCTTCCCGGCCGCCCTTTCCAATTGTGACAACATCTCTGTCCTGTCCGGGTACGGGAGCTGACCGGAACTGACTGAAACAGGATCGAGCCGGCAGTCATTCACCACGATCGTGCCCCCGGCCTTCACGTAGGAGATTCTCCTAAAGACCTCCAGCCACTCAAACCCGATCAGATAGTCGGCATTCCCCTCTTCCAAGACCGGTGCGTGGACCCTTTCCGCCCACCGAACGTGGCTGACAACGCTGCCACCCCGAACCGCCAAACCCAAAATATCGGATTTCTTCACATCATAACCCGACCGGGCTCCAACCTCAGAGAGGATGTCACTGGCCATTACGATCCCCTGGCCTCCGACCCCTGCGATGAGAAAATTCAAAGCCCTTCCCGACATACCCCCACCCCGCTCTTTCACGATGGATTTCCTTCCGGCTTCCGTATGGCCTCTGTCGGACAGACCTGCCGACACACATCGCATCCGGTACAGAGCACCGGATCGATTTGGGCTTTTCTTCTCCCGGTTTTTTCGTTCCTCTCCTCGCCTTTCACGATGGCCGGACAGCCCAGCCTGAAACACCGGCCGCAAGCCGTACAGAGGTCCGTATCCACAACGTAAGCCGGCTGGGGATTCCTCGAGACAAACACGCACGCACCCCTGGCGATAAGAACGGCCGTACCTCCATAACCCGTGCACTCCTTCAAGGCACTCTCCATGGCTTCCACGTCAAAGGCGTCTACAGTCAGAATCTTCTCGACCCCCAAGGCCCGGACCAGTTCAGCGATATCGACCCTCCTTGTCGCCTCTCCCATCAAGGTGAAATCGTTTCCCGGGTTGTCCTGGTGTCCCGTCATCGCCGTCGTAAAGTTGTCCATGATAATCACGGTCCCGACCCCATGGTTGTGAACCATGTTGAGCAGGGGGGGAATTCCGGCATGGAAAAACGTCGAGTCCCCGATGGTAGCTGCGGCAGGCTCTGGAAGCCGCGCCTTGCCCATTCCGTGGAGGACTCCGATGCTGGCTCCCATGGCGCCCATCGTGTGCTGTGCGTTGAAAGGAGGAAGGGCTCCCAGGTTGTAACATCCGATGTCCCCGGCAACAGGCAACTTCATTTTGTTCAAGAGATAGAAGCTCGTCCGGTGCGGACACCCCGGACAGAGCACCGGACTCCGGCCGGGAAGTTCGCCGCTCGGCTGGGTACCGGCTCCTCTTGCCCGGTCTTCGGGAAGAAGCCCTGCCTTGGTTCCCAAGTCTCTGAGGGTTTGGGGCAACAGTTCATCGCAAGGCGGGAAGATCTCCTTTCCCACCACTTCGATGCCCATGGCCTTGATCTGTTCCTCCAGAAAGGGATCCAGCTCTTCGATAACGACCAGCCTTTTCACCCCGCCGGCAAATTCGCGAATAAGAAGCCTGGGCAGGGGAAAGGTCATGCCGAGTTTCAGGAAGGAGGCATCCGGGAACACCTCCCTGGCGTATTCGTAGACCACGCCGCTCACGATGATTCCCAGGCTCCTATCCCCCCACTCGATCCGGTTCCAGGGGAAGGTCTCGGCGTAATCGGCGAGTCTGAGCAGACGGTCCTCGACCATGGGATGGCGTTTCTTTGCCCAGAGACACATGCAGTTGTATTTCTCCGCGTTACGGGTAAACGGTCCGACTTCCTCCTTCATCTCAGGACGTTCACCAAGGTCGACCAGGGATTTGGAGTGGGAGGTACGCATGGTGGTCCGGATCATGACCGGGGTGTCGAAGCTCTCGCTTAGTTCGATTCCCCTAATCACGAAGTCCTTGGCCTCCTGGCTGTCTCCAGGTTCGAGGAGGGGGAGCTTTCCCAACTTTGCATAGTAACGGTTGTCCTGCTCGTTCTGTGAACTGAACATGCCCGGATCGTCGGCGGTGACTACGACAAGGCCCGCTTCCAGGCCCGTGTAGACCGTGTAGAACAACGAATCCGACAGAACGTTCATTCCGACCTGCTTTGTCGTGACCATGGCTCGACGCCCGGAATAGGCCGCTCCGGCCGCCATATCCATGGCCACCTTTTCGTTCACAGACCATTCAGAATAGATCTCTTCATACTTTGCCACGTTTTCAAGTATCTCTGAACTGGGTGTTCCCGGATAGCCGGCAGCCACCTGAATCCCTGCCTCGTATGCTCCCCTGGCAATGGCCTCGTTTCCAGAAAGCAGGACTCTCATGCAATACTCCTCCTCTTCTTTCCTTTGACGGCAGACGAGATCCTATCCCTATCAGGTACCAGGATTCCCGTCAAGATCGCCACCGCCCACTTCCACGACCACATCGACTGCTCGAACCCCTTTGCCCCTGGGAAGAACCATCAAGGGGTTCAAATCCATGGACACCAGCAACTCTCTCAAATCCACGGCCATCCGCCCGACCTGAACCATGACCCGTGCGAGGGAATCGACGTCCGCTCCTTCTCTCCCCCGGAATCCCTCGAGAAGTGTCTTGCCCTTCAGCTCGGAAATCATCGAGTAGGCATCGTCCAGGGTGATGGGAGCAAGCCTCAAGCTCGTGTCCTTCAAGAGCTCTACGAATATGCCGCCCAGCCCCAGGACCACCACCGGGCCGAACGAAGGATCCCTGGAGATGCCCGCTATCACCTCGACGGCCTCCGGCGAAACCATCTCCTGGACCAGAACTCCCTCAAACTCGGCGCCGGGGTCGTATCGATCGGCCCTCCTCCTGATCTCTCCGAACAGGGTCCGGAGTTCCACACCGTCGCGCACACCGACCTCGACCAACCCGGCCTCTGTCTTGTGGAGAATCCGGGGCGACTGCCCCTTGAGGACAACCGGGTACCCGATCGCCTCGGCTGCTTCCAGGGCTTCCTCCACCGATCGTGCAAGGCGCCCTTCCGCGACCTGGATCCCATAGGCCTTGAGGATATCCCGGCTCTCGCCGTATGGGAGAACCCTTCTCTCCCCGCGGATTCGCTGTATCATTCCGGCCAAATCGACGGGTGACTCTCCCGGCCTCTCCTCCCTGAGGGTCCTGCTTCGCTGAAACCGGCCGTATGCGATCAGATTGTGGATAGCGAGGAGGCTCTCCCTTGTTCCCTGGAGGAAAGGGACACCTCCGCGATCCAGAATACCCTTCACGGTAGGGTCCAGACCCCCTGAAACATGGCTGAAAGCGACGACGGGCTTTCCCATGGACGCAGCCCGAACTGCTGCTCTGGCCACATCGGCATACTGGTCCACCTGTTTTTCAGCCATTCCCGGAGGGGAATCCTGTGAGACGGCAATCAGATCGATATTCTCTTCCCGGGCCATGACCTCGAGACAGGCAGGATAGGTCTCTCTCAGGTCTCCGCTTCCCCACGCGTCCAGAGGATTCCCCACAGGTGTGAAGGGTGGAAGTCTCTTTTCGAGTTCCTCCCGGGCCGCCT
This portion of the Deltaproteobacteria bacterium genome encodes:
- a CDS encoding transporter substrate-binding domain-containing protein → MKRLGTVWFLGFLVIVLAFGVSIAQARSLDQIIKAGEIRVGINPTLPPLGLFNEKNEIDGFDKDFAVEIAKKLGVKLKVVRVGSPDRIPFVAADKIDFVMGAMTRNSARAKIIDFTLPITTEAFGVLTTKKIPYENYKEFNRKDITFVQVRGTTPIPFIQKNLPKAKILLLDNYPDVIRAIAQGRADAMIDVIDYMWKYMKTHKQVKWKVIKTPVEIYFNCLGVAKGNYTLRDWLNVAIYELYRDGVVDRLWEKWFGGPIVFKVHWSEWF
- a CDS encoding sugar phosphate isomerase/epimerase: MKFGICVCVEDIGAAERAGYDYVELTVTNVAPEVGKAEIANLKKRLGGFSIRPEAWRRFLPGELRLVGGEVDFANVTDYVRTTMGRIGELGGKVVVFGSPGARNIPEGFPRQRAHQQIVRFLQMTADVAAENDITVVIEPILRRNCNVINSVSEAVALASELGRPEVKVLADLYHMTADGEPLNVITETHGLLRHVHMPVPDISGLSEARNVTTTLPSYPVEGLLKKLREIDYTYTMSVEDLDRRFMNLEREAPLVLSHIRSTWEGFSSLSPRE
- a CDS encoding aspartate/glutamate racemase family protein, which produces MRILVINPNTSVRMTDHIRQELVRIKRPDTELAVLCPERGPDTIESAYDEAIAVPPTLDLVRKANREGYDAVILACFSDPGLEAAKEISEIPVIGIEESSLHMAAMLGAKFSVITPRKERIPSKREHVHMRGLDHFLASIRSLDLSVAETDADPEKTKRRVFEVARRAVEEDGAEVIILGCAGMAGYAPEIEEKLKIKILDPSAVALKVAEAMVDLGLVHSKVGLFSSPPEKPFK
- a CDS encoding PLP-dependent aminotransferase family protein codes for the protein MSLESERPILFTRGNPAAEGLPLSEIIDCARTVFQEEGKVLFQYGHYSGYTPLREWIAQRYQVKLEQVLIGNGSMEFLTFIAGILVERGDTVYLEYPSYDRAITAMKRAGADVVGIPLEPDGISIESLRKELEISVPKLFYIIPDFQNPSGVTTSLEKRKEIARLAEQYGFLVIEDGPYRDLRYRGKDIPTIKELIPERVVHVSSFSKVLSPGLRIGFLIGPPDLMPELHKWSEDTYIHPALPTQGIAYEYCRRGLLGPNIERLKTLYRPRMEAMLEALDRFMEGAEWIKPDGGFFISVTLPDTIDGKAVRENSRSFGIVLTDGRGFFPDRRGDNFIRLPFCALTPEEIEEGIRRLTRAIERYKR
- a CDS encoding indolepyruvate oxidoreductase subunit beta, which translates into the protein MSGRALNFLIAGVGGQGIVMASDILSEVGARSGYDVKKSDILGLAVRGGSVVSHVRWAERVHAPVLEEGNADYLIGFEWLEVFRRISYVKAGGTIVVNDCRLDPVSVSSGQLPYPDRTEMLSQLERAAGKVYVIPGLETAIELGNSRTLNIVVLGALSKLLDIEAGVWKEVVKERVPARLVALNQKAFERGRSLTG
- the iorA gene encoding indolepyruvate ferredoxin oxidoreductase subunit alpha, with translation MRVLLSGNEAIARGAYEAGIQVAAGYPGTPSSEILENVAKYEEIYSEWSVNEKVAMDMAAGAAYSGRRAMVTTKQVGMNVLSDSLFYTVYTGLEAGLVVVTADDPGMFSSQNEQDNRYYAKLGKLPLLEPGDSQEAKDFVIRGIELSESFDTPVMIRTTMRTSHSKSLVDLGERPEMKEEVGPFTRNAEKYNCMCLWAKKRHPMVEDRLLRLADYAETFPWNRIEWGDRSLGIIVSGVVYEYAREVFPDASFLKLGMTFPLPRLLIREFAGGVKRLVVIEELDPFLEEQIKAMGIEVVGKEIFPPCDELLPQTLRDLGTKAGLLPEDRARGAGTQPSGELPGRSPVLCPGCPHRTSFYLLNKMKLPVAGDIGCYNLGALPPFNAQHTMGAMGASIGVLHGMGKARLPEPAAATIGDSTFFHAGIPPLLNMVHNHGVGTVIIMDNFTTAMTGHQDNPGNDFTLMGEATRRVDIAELVRALGVEKILTVDAFDVEAMESALKECTGYGGTAVLIARGACVFVSRNPQPAYVVDTDLCTACGRCFRLGCPAIVKGEERNEKTGRRKAQIDPVLCTGCDVCRQVCPTEAIRKPEGNPS
- a CDS encoding acetate--CoA ligase family protein, coding for MARGKSLERESRKDLGPLLNPRSIAVVGASEKIGAGSLVIENLRSLGFEGRIIPINPRYSAVMGLVCYPSLASVPPDEKIDCVAVVLGHERVIPVIEQAALRGVRGAWAFASGFAEAGPEGARLQERLTEVCLENDILFCGPNCVGYANLYGRVGTFSAPLSPTLEKGKVGAVAQSGSVILALANSNRGIGFSTLISSGNEAVLDTTDYLEYFLDDENTEVIIAFLEGIRRPEAFVRACRRAADMNKPLVVVKVGRSGLAQKTAVTHTGALTGSDEVHDALFRKLGVIRVDDLDQLLETAEAFVRCRKSLPKGDRVGLITVSGGEIGLIADLAENLSFSFPPLSKAAREELEKRLPPFTPVGNPLDAWGSGDLRETYPACLEVMAREENIDLIAVSQDSPPGMAEKQVDQYADVARAAVRAASMGKPVVAFSHVSGGLDPTVKGILDRGGVPFLQGTRESLLAIHNLIAYGRFQRSRTLREERPGESPVDLAGMIQRIRGERRVLPYGESRDILKAYGIQVAEGRLARSVEEALEAAEAIGYPVVLKGQSPRILHKTEAGLVEVGVRDGVELRTLFGEIRRRADRYDPGAEFEGVLVQEMVSPEAVEVIAGISRDPSFGPVVVLGLGGIFVELLKDTSLRLAPITLDDAYSMISELKGKTLLEGFRGREGADVDSLARVMVQVGRMAVDLRELLVSMDLNPLMVLPRGKGVRAVDVVVEVGGGDLDGNPGT